One genomic region from Conexibacter woesei DSM 14684 encodes:
- the rodA gene encoding rod shape-determining protein RodA has protein sequence MSATPIKRSVEGATRSHARPRLLFDPLMLLATLGLVVCSVIAIGGATRNDIAGAPDYFAHRQIGYAVVGMVLMLAISRFDYSRLREFKLGIYGLMIGLNILPLLLAAATRGARSWIELPFFRFQPSELGKVLLIVALAGFIVDRTRRLGERETTARLMLLALGPAALVMVQPDLGSASVYVVAALTMLFIAGSPGRHIAGLIGLFAVSLVLVLAVAPAVGVNVLKPYQVDRLTGFLNPSSDVRDVTYQLNQSKIAIGSGEKTGRGLDHSTQTGLNFLPEHHTDFIFSVVGERWGFAGAALVLSLFALLIWRTLRLLTMAKNLFGTLIAAGILAMLMYQLLVNVGMTIGIMPITGVTLPLMSYGGASYLTTFIALGLLQSIHIQARIAQGSKGRGLVLS, from the coding sequence TTGAGCGCGACGCCGATCAAGCGCAGCGTCGAAGGCGCGACCCGCTCGCATGCGCGGCCGCGGCTGCTGTTCGACCCGCTGATGCTGCTCGCGACGCTCGGGCTCGTCGTCTGCTCGGTGATCGCGATCGGCGGCGCGACGCGCAACGACATCGCGGGCGCGCCGGATTACTTCGCCCATCGTCAGATCGGCTACGCGGTCGTCGGCATGGTGCTGATGCTCGCGATCAGCCGCTTTGACTACTCGCGGCTGCGCGAGTTCAAGCTCGGCATCTACGGGCTGATGATCGGGCTCAACATCCTGCCGCTCCTGCTGGCCGCCGCGACCCGCGGCGCGCGCAGCTGGATCGAGCTGCCGTTCTTCAGATTCCAGCCCTCGGAGCTGGGCAAGGTCCTGCTGATCGTCGCCCTCGCGGGCTTCATCGTGGACCGCACCCGGCGGCTGGGGGAGCGCGAGACGACGGCGCGGCTGATGCTGCTGGCGCTCGGGCCGGCGGCGCTCGTGATGGTCCAGCCGGACCTCGGCTCCGCGAGCGTCTACGTCGTCGCGGCGCTGACGATGCTGTTCATCGCCGGCTCGCCCGGCCGTCACATCGCGGGCCTGATCGGGCTGTTCGCCGTCTCGCTCGTGCTCGTGCTGGCGGTCGCGCCGGCGGTCGGCGTCAACGTCCTCAAGCCGTACCAGGTCGACCGCCTGACGGGCTTCCTCAACCCGTCGAGCGACGTGAGAGACGTGACGTACCAGCTGAACCAGTCGAAGATCGCGATCGGCTCCGGCGAGAAGACCGGCCGGGGCCTCGACCACTCGACGCAGACGGGGCTGAACTTCCTGCCCGAGCACCACACCGACTTCATCTTCTCGGTCGTCGGCGAGCGCTGGGGATTTGCCGGCGCCGCGCTCGTGCTGTCGCTGTTCGCGCTCCTGATCTGGCGAACATTGCGCCTGCTGACGATGGCGAAGAACCTCTTCGGCACGCTGATCGCGGCAGGAATCCTCGCGATGTTGATGTACCAGCTTCTCGTCAACGTCGGAATGACGATCGGCATCATGCCGATCACCGGCGTGACACTGCCGCTGATGAGTTACGGCGGCGCCTCCTACTTGACAACGTTCATCGCTCTCGGCCTTCTCCAGTCGATCCACATCCAAGCGCGGATCGCACAGGGATCGAAGGGCCGCGGGCTCGTCCTCTCCTAA
- a CDS encoding collagen-like triple helix repeat-containing protein has protein sequence MQNWIRTLRPSRVTLAAPVAVLALAGGVAVASTAEMPWARSSQSRELRGCVRASDRTLRIPAVGRRCARGEQTISWNTRGPAGARGASGAAGARGASGAAGARGASGAAGPAGLAGERGRTGPQGPAGRDGHQGAPGRDGQPGTPGAPGIAGAPGAPGQPGRDGVGASGKSASAPITVARGGSQTVLSLTLPAGAHLVTMQVSATSATEGAMARPECSIDGGGELLGAGVAHVSSMTVAKTFSGQAFIELSAAGSVELVCSSNADAQFPADGSVIGARALVAMPIAMQP, from the coding sequence ATGCAGAACTGGATCAGGACGCTGCGCCCGTCGCGCGTCACGTTGGCTGCACCGGTCGCGGTGCTCGCGCTGGCCGGCGGCGTCGCCGTCGCGAGCACCGCCGAGATGCCATGGGCGAGAAGCTCCCAGAGCAGAGAGCTGCGCGGCTGCGTCAGAGCGTCCGACCGCACGCTGCGCATCCCCGCCGTCGGCAGAAGATGCGCGCGTGGCGAGCAGACGATCAGCTGGAACACGCGCGGCCCGGCCGGAGCGAGAGGCGCGAGCGGCGCGGCCGGAGCGAGAGGCGCGAGCGGCGCGGCCGGAGCGAGAGGCGCGAGCGGCGCGGCCGGTCCCGCTGGTCTCGCCGGCGAGCGGGGCAGAACCGGACCGCAAGGCCCTGCCGGCAGAGACGGCCACCAAGGCGCCCCGGGCAGAGACGGTCAGCCGGGCACGCCTGGCGCCCCCGGCATCGCGGGCGCCCCCGGCGCTCCGGGCCAGCCGGGCAGAGACGGCGTGGGCGCGTCCGGCAAGAGCGCCAGCGCCCCGATCACGGTCGCGAGAGGCGGGAGCCAGACCGTCCTGTCGCTGACGCTCCCCGCCGGTGCACACCTCGTCACGATGCAGGTCTCCGCCACCTCCGCCACGGAGGGCGCGATGGCCCGCCCGGAGTGCTCCATCGACGGCGGTGGCGAGCTGCTCGGCGCCGGTGTGGCGCACGTGAGCTCGATGACCGTCGCGAAGACGTTCAGCGGCCAGGCCTTCATCGAGCTTTCCGCGGCAGGGTCCGTCGAGCTGGTCTGCAGCAGCAACGCCGATGCGCAGTTCCCCGCCGACGGATCCGTCATCGGCGCGCGGGCGCTCGTCGCGATGCCGATCGCGATGCAGCCCTGA
- the mreD gene encoding rod shape-determining protein MreD, with the protein MSGDNWQLPARLAALGFVAVIVQIAAISQITVFGVSVDLAPLLVASVGLLAGSLPGAIFGFAVGLFVDLALVQTLGVTSLLYILIGYAAGRLRELRDPAHGLVPVFVGAAATAIATVGFALMQFLLGVQAPVSWLLLRQVVVTILLGALFAVPVYALVRRIVQGSLPDDPRRRRRRAYTTGGLSPLSRPSQSR; encoded by the coding sequence ATGAGCGGCGACAACTGGCAGCTCCCCGCGCGCCTGGCGGCGCTCGGCTTCGTCGCCGTGATCGTGCAGATCGCGGCGATCTCGCAGATCACTGTCTTCGGCGTCAGCGTCGACCTCGCGCCGCTGCTGGTCGCCTCCGTCGGCCTGCTCGCGGGCTCGCTGCCCGGCGCGATCTTCGGCTTCGCCGTCGGCCTCTTCGTCGACCTCGCGCTCGTCCAGACGCTCGGCGTGACGTCACTGCTCTACATCCTCATCGGCTATGCGGCGGGCCGTCTGCGCGAGCTGCGCGACCCCGCGCACGGGCTCGTGCCGGTCTTCGTCGGCGCGGCCGCGACCGCGATCGCGACGGTCGGCTTCGCGCTGATGCAGTTCCTGCTCGGCGTGCAGGCGCCGGTCAGCTGGCTGCTGCTGCGCCAGGTCGTCGTGACGATCCTGCTCGGCGCGCTGTTCGCGGTGCCGGTCTACGCGCTCGTGCGGCGGATCGTCCAGGGCTCGCTGCCCGACGATCCGCGCCGGCGCCGCCGTCGCGCCTACACGACCGGCGGGCTGTCCCCGCTCTCGCGACCCTCGCAGAGCCGCTAG
- a CDS encoding Rne/Rng family ribonuclease has product MKKQVLVSVDRGETRVALLEATGDVAPAPRTSGRRRRKPANPSAGYRVAELYLERRGNRSIVGNIYKGKVDNVLAGLEAAFVDIGLEKNGFLHVDEIVIPGVETPRRGRGQGKDGLKIHDLLRPGQEVVVQVVKDPLKTKGARLSMELTIPGRYMVYTPQGEGVGVSRRLPDKERDRLRKEAARLDLQGGGAIIRTAAFGARREDFEREMQYLFKLNDVLAKRVEETQAPDLVFQEADLSIRVVRDVFSDHFERAVVDDQKQYQRLVSFFTRTAPELVDRVELWEEEAPLFERFGVEREIQGTLTRRVDLPSGGYLIIDYAEALTVIDVNTGSFIGRGRGARLEDTITRTNLEAAEEAVRQLRLRDIGGIIVIDFIDMARARNRDAVLKTLRKSLDEDRTKTFVVEISPLGLVEMTRQNVTEGVREIMTRHCPTCGGEGVIRSEETIAIDFERRLRDIAKEHEAEALLLQINPRVGAVFTGNSARILRQLEEETGKWFHFEGSEGLPLDHFAITFEGSRDEVAERALPFREGDEVLVTIVEPHMYNVDDAVAKIDGYIVSVTGGGRHVGEKRLVRIDEVGRTAATATLVGNGADGSSGGEDSGDSPDGVESTARRRGRRGGRRRSRATADSTAATE; this is encoded by the coding sequence GTGAAGAAGCAAGTGCTGGTCAGCGTCGATCGTGGGGAGACCCGCGTCGCGCTGCTCGAAGCGACGGGCGACGTCGCCCCCGCGCCCAGAACAAGCGGTCGCCGGCGGCGCAAGCCCGCCAACCCGTCCGCCGGCTACCGCGTCGCGGAGCTGTACCTGGAGCGCCGCGGCAACCGTTCGATCGTCGGCAACATCTACAAGGGCAAGGTCGACAACGTCCTGGCCGGCCTCGAGGCCGCCTTCGTCGACATCGGGCTCGAGAAGAACGGCTTCCTGCACGTCGACGAGATCGTGATCCCCGGCGTCGAGACGCCGAGACGCGGCCGCGGCCAGGGCAAGGACGGCCTGAAGATCCACGACCTCCTCAGACCCGGCCAGGAGGTCGTCGTCCAGGTCGTCAAGGACCCGCTCAAGACGAAGGGCGCGCGGCTCTCGATGGAGCTGACGATCCCGGGCCGCTACATGGTCTACACGCCGCAGGGCGAGGGCGTCGGCGTCTCCAGGCGCCTTCCGGACAAGGAGCGCGACCGCCTCCGCAAGGAGGCCGCGAGACTCGACCTCCAGGGCGGCGGGGCGATCATCCGCACCGCGGCGTTCGGCGCCAGACGCGAGGACTTCGAGCGGGAGATGCAGTACCTCTTCAAGCTCAACGACGTGCTCGCCAAGCGCGTCGAGGAGACGCAGGCGCCCGATCTCGTCTTCCAGGAGGCGGATCTCTCGATCCGCGTCGTGCGCGACGTCTTCTCCGACCACTTCGAGCGCGCCGTCGTCGACGACCAGAAGCAGTACCAGCGGCTGGTCTCGTTCTTCACGCGCACCGCGCCGGAGCTGGTCGACCGCGTCGAGCTGTGGGAGGAGGAGGCGCCGCTGTTCGAGCGCTTCGGCGTCGAGAGAGAGATCCAGGGGACGCTGACCAGACGCGTCGACCTGCCCAGCGGCGGCTATCTGATCATCGACTACGCCGAGGCGTTGACGGTGATCGACGTCAACACGGGATCGTTCATCGGGCGCGGCAGAGGCGCGCGCCTGGAGGACACGATCACGAGAACGAACCTCGAGGCCGCCGAGGAGGCCGTCCGCCAGCTGCGGCTGCGCGACATCGGCGGCATCATCGTCATCGACTTCATCGACATGGCGCGGGCGCGCAACCGCGACGCGGTCCTCAAGACGCTGCGCAAGTCGCTCGACGAGGACCGCACGAAGACGTTCGTCGTCGAGATCTCGCCGCTCGGCCTCGTCGAGATGACGCGCCAGAACGTCACCGAGGGCGTGCGCGAGATCATGACCCGGCACTGCCCGACGTGCGGCGGCGAGGGCGTGATCCGCTCCGAGGAGACGATCGCGATCGACTTCGAGCGCAGACTGCGCGACATCGCCAAGGAGCACGAGGCCGAGGCGCTGCTGCTCCAGATCAACCCGCGCGTCGGCGCGGTCTTCACCGGCAACTCCGCGCGCATCCTGCGCCAGCTGGAGGAGGAGACCGGGAAGTGGTTCCACTTCGAGGGCTCCGAGGGGCTGCCGCTCGACCACTTCGCGATCACGTTCGAGGGCTCTCGCGACGAGGTGGCCGAGCGCGCGCTGCCGTTCCGCGAGGGCGACGAGGTGCTCGTCACGATCGTCGAGCCGCACATGTACAACGTCGACGACGCGGTCGCGAAGATCGACGGCTACATCGTCTCGGTGACCGGCGGCGGCCGCCACGTGGGCGAGAAGAGGCTCGTCCGGATCGACGAGGTTGGCCGCACAGCGGCGACCGCGACGCTCGTCGGCAACGGCGCGGACGGCTCGTCCGGCGGGGAGGACAGCGGCGATTCGCCGGATGGCGTAGAATCAACCGCTCGGCGCCGCGGCCGCAGAGGCGGACGGCGCCGTTCCCGTGCAACGGCGGACTCAACCGCCGCTACCGAGTGA
- the rplU gene encoding 50S ribosomal protein L21, translating to MYAIVKTGGKQYRVEEGQTLLVEKLAADEGATVPLQPLLYRGDDDILDGEDLAKVTVEAKIVAHERGPKLRVVKFKPKRGYKRRNGHRQDLTRIQITTIKAGARRAARRTEEAA from the coding sequence ATGTACGCGATCGTGAAGACAGGCGGCAAGCAGTACCGCGTCGAAGAGGGCCAGACCCTCCTCGTCGAGAAGCTTGCTGCCGACGAGGGCGCCACCGTCCCGCTCCAGCCGCTGCTGTACCGCGGCGACGACGACATCCTCGACGGCGAGGACCTCGCGAAGGTCACGGTCGAGGCGAAGATCGTCGCCCACGAGCGCGGGCCGAAGCTGCGTGTCGTCAAGTTCAAGCCCAAGCGCGGCTACAAGCGGCGCAACGGCCACCGCCAGGACCTCACCCGCATCCAGATCACGACGATCAAGGCGGGCGCGCGCAGAGCGGCGAGAAGAACCGAGGAGGCTGCGTAA
- the obgE gene encoding GTPase ObgE has translation MLSDRARIHVQAGRGGDGCMSFRRESRVPKGGPDGGDGGRGGDVVLLCDDSLRDLQFFRRTAHFKARKGGNGEGKLRHGADGDDLVIRVPPGTVVVLDDGTRHDLVVPGQRAIIAKGGGGARGNKHFATPTRQAPRFAERALAGQEGWVELHLKLLADVGLVGLPNAGKSSLLSRITAAQPKIADYPFTTLTPVLGTIESDDRQLVIADIPGLIEGASDGAGLGHDFLAHVERTRLLVHVLDLAPVDGTDPVENHATIEQELSAHDARLSGLPRILALSKTDLVTPEAAAEAEVQWRERLGPDVPILRTSSATGEGLDELKKALLQYVPVTPPVEIADVDGLAEHKIFRPAAPRGFTVEELDEGRFKVIGDGVDRLVARYDVENEEAMAFLETRLRSIGVIRALEEAGFESGDDVVIGGVEFELDPS, from the coding sequence ATGCTCTCCGATCGCGCGCGCATCCATGTCCAGGCCGGCCGCGGCGGCGACGGCTGCATGTCGTTCCGCCGCGAGTCGCGCGTTCCGAAGGGCGGGCCCGACGGCGGCGACGGCGGCCGCGGCGGCGACGTCGTGCTGCTGTGCGACGACTCGCTGCGCGACCTCCAGTTCTTCCGCCGCACCGCGCACTTCAAGGCGCGCAAGGGCGGCAACGGCGAGGGCAAGCTGCGGCACGGCGCGGACGGCGACGACCTCGTCATCAGAGTCCCGCCCGGGACGGTCGTCGTGCTCGACGACGGCACGCGACACGACCTCGTCGTGCCCGGCCAGCGCGCGATCATCGCCAAGGGCGGCGGCGGCGCGCGCGGCAACAAGCACTTCGCGACGCCGACGCGGCAGGCGCCGCGCTTCGCCGAACGTGCGCTGGCGGGCCAGGAGGGCTGGGTCGAGCTGCACCTCAAGCTGCTTGCGGACGTCGGCCTCGTCGGGCTGCCGAACGCCGGCAAGTCGTCGCTGCTGAGCCGCATCACGGCCGCGCAGCCGAAGATCGCCGACTACCCGTTCACGACGCTGACGCCGGTCCTCGGCACGATCGAGAGCGACGACCGCCAGCTCGTGATCGCCGACATCCCCGGGCTGATCGAGGGCGCCAGCGACGGCGCCGGGCTCGGCCACGACTTCCTCGCGCACGTCGAGCGCACGCGCCTGCTGGTGCACGTGCTCGACCTCGCGCCGGTCGACGGCACCGACCCGGTCGAGAACCACGCGACGATCGAGCAGGAGCTGTCCGCGCACGACGCCCGGCTCTCCGGGCTGCCGCGGATCCTCGCGCTCTCCAAGACCGACCTCGTGACGCCTGAGGCAGCGGCGGAAGCGGAGGTGCAGTGGCGCGAGCGGCTCGGCCCCGACGTGCCGATCCTGCGCACCTCGAGCGCGACCGGCGAAGGGCTGGACGAGCTGAAGAAGGCACTGCTCCAGTACGTGCCGGTCACGCCGCCGGTCGAGATCGCCGACGTCGACGGCCTCGCCGAGCACAAGATCTTCCGTCCGGCGGCGCCGCGCGGCTTCACCGTCGAGGAGCTGGACGAGGGCCGCTTCAAGGTGATCGGCGACGGCGTCGACCGGCTCGTCGCGCGCTACGACGTCGAGAACGAGGAGGCGATGGCCTTCCTCGAGACCCGGCTGCGCTCGATAGGCGTGATCCGCGCGCTGGAGGAGGCCGGCTTCGAGTCCGGCGACGACGTCGTGATCGGCGGCGTCGAGTTCGAGCTGGATCCCTCCTAG
- the mrdA gene encoding penicillin-binding protein 2, whose protein sequence is MESPDDRRTQLSPQLAMRVAILGGIAFAIFGIVFFRLWFLQVLSGDQYLAEASNNRVRRVTIQAPRGEMTDRNGTVLVENRNAVAVVVSPTTLPEDDGQRRELFTRLSRVLGRSTRPDDCRFGSGRTRVVKQLMPLQCKVDQNVGVLPYADVVVDPDASRAVYSYLAERAQQFPGVQIQNAWVREYPFKTVGAHLFGTVGQVSEDQLREPEFRGVRGGTIVGKDGLEYTYDRYLRGTNGAQRIQVDAMGVAKRRLTTDEPQKGNNVQLSIDARLQRVGQAALETGIDTGRANGNPASGGAFVAIDPRGGEVLAMGSNPTFDPNDFTRPISTRAYKARYGEDANEPLFNRAISGGFAIGSTFKVVTAAAGLADGQTTEGTFYTDTGTWTSGLQRRRNAGGAVFGAVDMRQALAVSVDTYFYDLGAKLNKDPFKNPRGGALQEWSRKFGFGERTGIDLSGEMRGTVPDPTWRRGRWEIEQRCRKRYRRDNCFIADDRPWSLGDNVSLAIGQGDFLASPLQLAVAYAAIENGGTVVRPHIGMTVRNERDQVVERIAPRPTRKIDIPGLETIRAGLLASTSEANGTSADVFAGFGKQVYGKTGTAQMDGRPDQSWYVAYVPDPERPIVVAAVIEDGGFGAQAAAPAVRQILSQWFFGNAGRVVAGRSASY, encoded by the coding sequence ATGGAATCGCCAGACGACCGCCGCACCCAGCTGTCGCCGCAGCTCGCGATGCGGGTCGCGATCCTCGGCGGGATCGCGTTCGCGATCTTCGGGATCGTCTTCTTCCGCCTCTGGTTCCTGCAGGTGCTGTCCGGCGACCAGTACCTCGCCGAGGCGTCGAACAACCGCGTGCGGAGAGTGACGATCCAGGCGCCGCGCGGGGAGATGACCGATCGCAACGGCACCGTGCTGGTGGAGAACCGCAACGCGGTCGCGGTCGTCGTCTCGCCGACCACCCTCCCGGAGGACGACGGCCAGCGGCGCGAGCTGTTCACGAGATTGAGCCGGGTGCTCGGCAGATCGACGAGACCCGATGACTGCAGATTCGGCTCGGGCAGAACGAGAGTCGTCAAGCAGCTGATGCCGTTGCAGTGCAAGGTCGACCAGAACGTCGGCGTGCTGCCGTACGCAGACGTCGTCGTCGACCCGGACGCCTCGCGCGCCGTCTACTCCTACCTGGCTGAGCGCGCGCAGCAGTTCCCGGGCGTGCAGATCCAGAACGCGTGGGTGCGCGAGTACCCGTTCAAGACGGTCGGCGCGCATCTCTTCGGCACGGTCGGGCAGGTCAGCGAGGACCAGCTCAGAGAACCGGAGTTCCGTGGTGTCAGAGGCGGCACGATCGTCGGCAAGGACGGCCTCGAATACACCTATGACCGCTACCTGCGCGGCACCAACGGCGCACAGCGCATCCAGGTCGACGCGATGGGCGTCGCGAAGCGCAGACTGACGACGGACGAGCCGCAGAAGGGCAACAACGTCCAGCTGTCGATCGACGCGAGACTCCAGAGAGTCGGCCAGGCGGCGCTGGAGACGGGGATCGACACCGGCCGCGCCAACGGCAACCCGGCCAGCGGCGGCGCGTTCGTCGCGATCGACCCGCGTGGCGGCGAGGTGCTGGCGATGGGCTCGAACCCGACGTTCGACCCGAACGACTTCACCAGACCGATCAGCACGAGAGCGTACAAGGCGAGATACGGCGAGGACGCGAACGAGCCGCTCTTCAACCGCGCGATCTCGGGCGGCTTCGCGATCGGCTCGACGTTCAAGGTCGTCACAGCAGCCGCCGGCCTCGCCGACGGCCAGACGACCGAGGGGACGTTCTACACCGACACGGGTACCTGGACGAGCGGCCTCCAGAGACGCCGCAACGCCGGCGGCGCCGTCTTCGGCGCGGTCGACATGCGCCAGGCGCTCGCGGTCTCGGTCGACACCTACTTCTACGACCTCGGCGCGAAGCTGAACAAGGACCCGTTCAAGAACCCGCGCGGCGGCGCGCTGCAGGAGTGGTCGCGCAAGTTCGGCTTCGGCGAGCGGACCGGGATCGACCTCAGCGGCGAGATGAGAGGCACGGTGCCCGACCCGACCTGGCGCAGAGGCCGCTGGGAGATCGAGCAGAGATGCCGCAAGAGATACAGACGCGACAACTGCTTCATCGCCGACGACCGCCCGTGGTCGCTCGGCGACAACGTCTCGCTCGCGATCGGCCAGGGCGACTTCCTCGCCTCGCCGCTGCAGCTCGCGGTCGCCTACGCGGCGATCGAGAACGGCGGGACGGTCGTGCGGCCGCACATCGGCATGACGGTCCGCAACGAGCGCGACCAGGTCGTCGAGCGGATCGCGCCGAGACCGACGCGCAAGATCGACATCCCAGGGCTGGAGACGATACGCGCGGGCCTGCTTGCTTCGACGTCGGAGGCGAACGGCACCTCCGCCGACGTCTTCGCCGGCTTCGGCAAGCAGGTCTACGGCAAGACCGGCACCGCGCAGATGGACGGCAGACCCGACCAGTCGTGGTACGTCGCCTACGTCCCCGACCCGGAGCGGCCGATCGTCGTCGCCGCGGTGATCGAGGACGGCGGCTTCGGCGCCCAGGCGGCCGCCCCTGCGGTCCGGCAGATCCTCTCGCAGTGGTTCTTCGGCAATGCGGGCAGAGTCGTCGCGGGTAGATCGGCGTCGTATTGA
- a CDS encoding SDR family oxidoreductase translates to MSDPVFLITGASSGIGAATARQAVHAGYRVVLAARSRDRLDALAAELGGSERALAVTCDVTEWEQQQALVAQTLDVYGRLDVAFANAGFGAPRGFLEGDPAQWREMVLTNVYGAALTLRATIPALRERRGHLLLTGSVAGRKAMPGSLYSATKWAVTAMSEAVRQDLNESGVRVTLLSPGAVETPFWDNGAPLPHPLTDDDIADAVMYAVTRPKHVDVNEILIRPTEQPV, encoded by the coding sequence ATGTCCGATCCAGTCTTCCTCATCACCGGCGCCTCGAGCGGCATCGGCGCGGCGACCGCGCGGCAGGCCGTGCATGCCGGCTACCGCGTCGTCCTCGCCGCCCGCTCGCGCGACCGGCTCGACGCCCTCGCCGCGGAGCTGGGCGGCTCCGAGCGGGCGCTCGCCGTCACATGCGACGTGACCGAGTGGGAGCAGCAGCAGGCGCTCGTGGCGCAGACGCTCGACGTCTACGGCCGGCTCGACGTCGCGTTCGCGAACGCCGGCTTCGGCGCGCCGCGCGGCTTCCTCGAAGGCGACCCCGCGCAGTGGCGTGAGATGGTGCTGACGAACGTCTACGGCGCCGCGCTGACGCTGCGCGCAACGATCCCGGCGCTGCGCGAGCGCAGAGGCCACCTGCTGCTGACCGGCTCGGTCGCCGGCCGCAAGGCGATGCCCGGCTCGCTCTACTCGGCGACGAAGTGGGCCGTGACGGCGATGTCGGAGGCCGTCCGCCAGGACCTGAACGAGAGCGGCGTGCGCGTGACGCTGCTCTCCCCCGGCGCGGTCGAGACGCCGTTCTGGGACAACGGCGCACCGCTCCCGCATCCGCTGACGGACGACGACATCGCCGACGCGGTCATGTACGCCGTCACCCGCCCGAAGCACGTCGACGTCAACGAGATCCTGATCCGCCCGACGGAGCAGCCCGTGTAG
- a CDS encoding arginase family protein has product MSDWILLGAPLDSAGAGEGEERAPAALRAAGIGEAVGAAQDLGDVTGLLRPAERDPGTGVIAYEAVLAASLLLRETVAGVLHAGSRPLVLGGDCTLLPGVLAGCRVAGHAIGLWMVDGHPDAMDGATSPTGEAADMDFAIALGRGPARLVELAQPVAAAPLLDAERAVVLGLRPYGADPGNDDDLALMPSAVWWRDAPAILAAGPRAVGEQAAARLAGAPAWLHLDLDVLDASVMPAVSYPQPDGLTWEALEELLAPLAAAPELIGVSVSDLQADADPDGAFARRVAELLGRVLPSRPPRP; this is encoded by the coding sequence GTGAGCGACTGGATCCTCCTCGGCGCGCCGCTGGACTCGGCCGGCGCGGGGGAGGGCGAGGAGCGCGCGCCCGCCGCGCTGCGCGCCGCGGGGATCGGCGAGGCGGTCGGTGCGGCGCAGGACCTCGGCGACGTGACCGGCCTGCTGCGCCCGGCCGAGCGCGACCCGGGGACCGGGGTGATCGCCTACGAGGCGGTGCTCGCCGCCTCGCTGCTGCTGCGCGAGACGGTCGCCGGCGTGCTCCACGCCGGCTCGCGGCCGCTCGTGCTTGGCGGCGACTGCACGCTGCTGCCCGGCGTGCTGGCCGGCTGCCGCGTCGCGGGCCACGCGATCGGCCTGTGGATGGTCGACGGCCATCCCGACGCGATGGACGGCGCGACCTCGCCGACCGGCGAGGCGGCCGACATGGACTTCGCGATCGCGCTCGGGCGCGGTCCCGCGCGGCTGGTCGAGCTGGCGCAGCCCGTCGCCGCCGCGCCGCTGCTCGACGCCGAGCGCGCCGTCGTGCTCGGACTGCGGCCGTATGGCGCCGATCCCGGCAACGACGACGACCTCGCGCTGATGCCGTCCGCCGTCTGGTGGCGCGACGCGCCCGCGATCCTCGCCGCCGGCCCGCGCGCGGTCGGCGAACAGGCCGCCGCGCGGCTCGCCGGCGCACCCGCCTGGCTGCACCTCGACCTCGACGTGCTCGACGCGTCGGTGATGCCGGCGGTCAGCTACCCGCAGCCGGACGGGCTGACGTGGGAGGCGCTGGAGGAGCTGCTGGCGCCGCTCGCCGCCGCGCCGGAGCTGATCGGCGTCTCGGTCAGCGACCTGCAGGCCGACGCCGACCCCGACGGGGCGTTCGCCCGCCGCGTCGCCGAGCTGCTCGGGCGCGTGCTGCCGTCACGCCCGCCGCGTCCGTAA
- the rpmA gene encoding 50S ribosomal protein L27, protein MAHKKGLGSSRNGRDSNAKRLGVKVFAGETVTGGEIIVRQRGTRFKPGEGTGIGKDDTIFAKAAGKVDFRTGRRGRVISIVPAEAAAPSE, encoded by the coding sequence ATGGCGCATAAGAAGGGGCTCGGCTCCTCCCGCAACGGCCGCGACTCGAACGCCAAGCGCCTCGGCGTGAAGGTGTTCGCCGGCGAGACCGTCACCGGCGGCGAGATCATCGTGCGCCAGCGTGGCACGAGATTCAAGCCGGGCGAGGGCACCGGCATCGGCAAGGACGACACGATCTTCGCGAAGGCGGCCGGCAAGGTCGACTTCAGAACCGGCCGCCGCGGCCGCGTGATCTCGATCGTCCCGGCCGAAGCTGCCGCGCCGTCCGAGTAG